The Cytobacillus luteolus genome window below encodes:
- the ispF gene encoding 2-C-methyl-D-erythritol 2,4-cyclodiphosphate synthase — MIRIGQGFDVHQLVEGRPLIMGGIEIPYEKGLLGHSDADVLLHTIADACLGAIAAGDIGKHFPDTDPNFKDADSAVLLQHVWKLVKAEGYTLGNIDCTIIAQKPKMAPHIEQMRERIAELLESTISQVNVKATTTEKLGFTGRAEGIAAQATVLLVSKD; from the coding sequence GTGATTCGAATAGGGCAAGGTTTTGACGTACATCAGCTTGTAGAGGGGAGACCACTTATTATGGGGGGAATAGAAATCCCATATGAAAAGGGCCTCTTAGGACATTCAGACGCAGATGTTTTATTACATACCATTGCAGATGCTTGTTTAGGAGCAATTGCCGCAGGAGACATTGGAAAGCACTTTCCTGACACAGATCCAAACTTTAAGGATGCAGACTCTGCAGTATTATTACAGCATGTTTGGAAACTTGTTAAAGCAGAAGGCTATACACTCGGAAACATAGACTGTACAATAATTGCACAAAAGCCAAAAATGGCACCACACATCGAACAAATGAGAGAAAGAATTGCCGAACTATTAGAATCAACCATCTCTCAAGTAAACGTAAAAGCAACCACCACAGAAAAACTAGGCTTCACCGGTAGAGCAGAAGGTATTGCTGCTCAGGCTACTGTGTTACTTGTAAGTAAGGATTAA
- the gltX gene encoding glutamate--tRNA ligase encodes MTNEIRVRYAPSPTGHLHIGNARTALFNYLFARNQNGKFIIRIEDTDQKRNIAGGEESQLKYLKWLGINWDESTDVGGEFGPYRQSERTDIYAKYTQELLEKGLAYKCYCTEEEIEKEREEQVAKGEMPRYSGKHRNLTSEEQAAFESEGKLPSIRFRVPEGKIYAFNDMVKGEISFESDGIGDFVIVKKDGTPTYNYAVAVDDHLMQISHVLRGEDHISNTPKQMMIYEAMGWDTPVFGHMTLIVNESRKKLSKRDESIIQFIEQYEELGYIPEALFNFIALLGWSPGGEEEIFTKEKFIEIFDSNRLSKSPALFDTQKLTWMNNQYVKQIDIERLVDLSLPHLIKAGRLNTNLSEQEMDWAKELIALFQEKMSFGAQIVELTELFFTEDVSFEEEAIEVLKEEQVPAVLTAFLDEVKALSTFGAEEIKAAMKNVQKATGFKGKQLFMPIRVATTGQTHGPDLPKAIHLLGKDKIIARLSKQIS; translated from the coding sequence ATGACAAACGAAATCAGAGTAAGATATGCACCAAGTCCAACGGGTCATTTACATATAGGTAACGCACGAACAGCACTATTTAACTATCTTTTCGCTAGAAACCAAAACGGCAAATTTATAATCCGTATAGAAGATACAGACCAAAAACGAAACATTGCAGGTGGAGAAGAAAGCCAATTAAAATACCTAAAATGGCTAGGAATCAACTGGGACGAAAGTACAGATGTCGGCGGAGAGTTCGGGCCATACCGTCAATCAGAAAGAACAGACATTTATGCTAAGTATACTCAAGAGCTTTTAGAGAAAGGCTTAGCCTATAAATGCTACTGTACAGAAGAAGAAATTGAAAAAGAACGTGAAGAGCAAGTAGCAAAAGGAGAAATGCCTCGCTACTCAGGAAAGCATCGTAACCTAACGAGTGAAGAGCAAGCTGCATTTGAAAGCGAAGGGAAACTTCCTAGTATACGCTTCCGCGTTCCTGAAGGGAAAATCTATGCATTCAATGACATGGTTAAGGGTGAAATCTCCTTTGAATCAGATGGGATCGGTGATTTCGTCATTGTTAAAAAAGATGGAACACCAACCTACAACTATGCAGTTGCAGTTGATGATCACTTGATGCAAATTTCTCATGTTCTACGTGGAGAAGATCATATTTCAAATACACCAAAACAAATGATGATTTATGAAGCGATGGGCTGGGATACTCCTGTTTTTGGACATATGACGTTGATTGTGAATGAAAGCAGGAAAAAGCTAAGCAAACGTGACGAGTCCATTATTCAATTTATTGAACAATATGAAGAGCTTGGTTATATCCCAGAAGCCTTGTTTAATTTTATCGCTTTATTAGGCTGGTCACCTGGTGGGGAAGAAGAAATCTTTACAAAAGAGAAATTTATTGAAATCTTTGACTCAAACCGTCTTTCAAAATCACCGGCTTTATTTGATACACAAAAACTTACATGGATGAATAATCAATATGTGAAACAAATTGATATCGAACGCTTAGTTGACTTATCTCTACCTCACTTGATTAAAGCAGGTCGATTGAACACAAACTTAAGTGAACAGGAAATGGATTGGGCAAAAGAGTTAATAGCATTATTCCAAGAGAAGATGAGTTTTGGAGCTCAAATCGTTGAATTAACAGAACTATTCTTTACTGAGGATGTTTCCTTTGAAGAAGAGGCCATAGAAGTATTAAAAGAAGAGCAAGTCCCTGCCGTTCTTACTGCCTTTTTAGATGAAGTAAAAGCCCTATCTACGTTTGGAGCAGAAGAAATAAAAGCAGCGATGAAAAATGTGCAAAAAGCGACTGGATTTAAGGGAAAGCAACTGTTTATGCCAATAAGGGTTGCAACAACAGGACAGACACATGGCCCTGATTTACCAAAAGCAATTCACTTACTAGGTAAGGACAAAATAATTGCAAGACTATCAAAACAAATTAGTTAA